A stretch of Schaalia odontolytica DNA encodes these proteins:
- a CDS encoding SdrD B-like domain-containing protein, whose product MSRLRPFRARVGVAGAASLAALSLLVTSLTPLAMRANAADESTQETDVASSQDAATASSDAGAADEAAGAEGVAAPTAARDESATLAMTVVNDSTTLRVRDQQITTINFSCSSVTTPCQGAVIEMTLPGPITPAGLKLIEQGYTVVPVTGDVVAKSENFVENSADGARVQRYRFTLKDPLPAGTSDRIQIPWHYNGNDAPNNSTTTQNVVFSANNAASVEQTLSTTWTASTDVAIKKSGPTNRLYYPAVGGEATYELRYGYQQNDTTKPNEVGTRWGGSAYNGKLVGIGFQQVQNVKVVDPLPAQAVFVSASNGGVYDAATHSVTWSYDKWTYQNPIESTVTVKYPEGSVTTADTVTNNATITAEGMNEPTNVVSKSSEITHGFAERRVEATAEKIGTYNRDYARGDELPWRFEGSNNGNTTVHFRWEDVMPCTWSSEDGKAAGDGCDKPAFVGPYEFKISTKSGYEELGGWTFEYWTNKGNHETVTYKNTRTLTLPDGEWITRFVIETDVAPLARPTVDLISKVSRDVPRTEPADFTNHYNAVLPPEKYYDTVASEDYVRIQNCASVKVTDKDTGNVAVSKDNTCSWTRIRTEVPGVRVSKELRTNPVVVGKPASFMIVAEARKAVDGGAPTPFTVVDLLPEGLDVDDASNIRAESYSVLKNPDGSAYDPAKVKVEVEKNFNNTGRTLIRWIVPDPVEGAFFSKYDANVLATAPAGDTTNTAWAFMPGGGAKPYDQDRGVRNLKYCIRSRAQDTLDLNQDGSTTDFLCDSSVNFKIATTAGMTIAKEVKGNKNPDFVPAGEIAEIDPGADGAYRFTIANAGNAPLTQVVAYDILPYVGDVGVGPAANQARESRWKPNLNSTNWTFQSVKERQGRDPEITTVPASDITIQYSTVPNPCRGEVLSVGGSMNDAPAGCTPNAWGDAPANLASITGFRIVMNRDIEVGEKIQFVATMTSPVNANLIAWNSVAMAGGVTENGKVSYLLPNEAPKVGINVSTDVEVSKTVARVKMNGDEVVRDANGLPETIESSEAIMPGDHVLYKVNLKNHGPAVASGMNVADKLPEGVEYVSAETRICQDGATNPCTGPVYATANYDAAAGTWTAMESGILDTNLNVGGTETLYVLVKVKPATEGATITNTATLGEYDQIDSNKKNNTSSATFTVGGTIAGTIFNDADASWTFGTGDDKPFEGVTLRLLDADGNPLKDDSGADITTKTDADGNYLFNRLPLGSYKVEVVPGDAKVDGSDVNLADYKQTYGYGSSTDRTQVGQGKLVTPSAIELTAAAPNVTKVDFGFVKPASVGDYVWFDANKDGLQDSDEPALPGITATIVDASGNPVVDLDGNPVAAVSTDAAGKYVFANLMPGDYKITFTNPVGYEATVSQAGDDRGADSNGTESTVSLTQGQEDTTVDYGLVGTGVIGDQLFVDVNQNGGNAPDAGDKVLPGVKVTLTWTGPGGITRTYETTTDVDGKYKFENLLPGEYKVSVDPESLLKAEPLLDVLTHSPAGDVAAKSVVSEDVKKDAAKLADAFKLTANLTLTGENNSNLDQDWGFGISADTAILKEITDPDEQAQKSFEFTPGAKVTYTLTLTNNGPGAATGVTVSDQLPSGVSFVSSQGDGTYDAATGVWDLSGLTLVKGEAKKIAITVEITGEGAGKLVTNVARITHQDQPGDDPTNNESSASFKGGFNLGGTIYRDSDVSYSKSDSEQRFKGVTVALLNEDGTPVLDAEGNPMTTTTDEKGAYQFVGLAPASYRVVIVDPDKGDLAGLIPTQAYTGRGETQASVTITDASVQGVDFGLVAPATIGDRVWYDEDGNGADNGEPGAPNVTVILKDANGVELARTTTDSDGRYRFTGLIPGTYTVDIEVPAGYNAATTSMTVTVGEGEELLTVDFPLTVPPAPTPDTPTPTPSTTVAKVLARTGSDASVLGGMAAVAAIAGIAALAGKRRREREDA is encoded by the coding sequence ATGTCTCGACTGCGTCCGTTCCGCGCCCGTGTGGGCGTTGCGGGTGCTGCCAGTCTGGCCGCTCTCTCGCTTCTCGTCACGTCGTTGACACCCCTCGCCATGCGAGCCAACGCCGCCGATGAAAGCACACAAGAAACCGACGTAGCGTCGTCGCAGGACGCCGCCACTGCCTCGTCCGATGCGGGGGCCGCCGACGAAGCAGCCGGCGCCGAGGGCGTTGCCGCCCCCACTGCCGCCCGCGACGAGTCCGCCACCCTGGCGATGACCGTCGTCAACGACTCCACCACCCTGCGAGTCCGCGACCAGCAGATCACGACGATTAACTTCTCGTGCTCGTCGGTGACCACGCCCTGTCAGGGCGCCGTTATCGAGATGACCCTGCCCGGCCCGATCACTCCGGCCGGGCTCAAGCTTATCGAGCAGGGCTACACGGTCGTGCCCGTCACCGGCGACGTTGTCGCGAAGAGCGAGAACTTCGTCGAGAACTCTGCCGACGGGGCGCGCGTGCAGCGCTACCGCTTCACGCTCAAGGATCCGCTGCCCGCCGGCACGTCGGACCGCATCCAGATTCCGTGGCACTACAACGGCAACGATGCGCCGAACAACTCCACCACCACGCAGAACGTCGTCTTCTCGGCCAACAACGCCGCCAGCGTCGAACAGACGCTGAGCACTACCTGGACCGCCTCGACCGACGTCGCCATCAAGAAGTCCGGACCGACGAACCGCCTGTACTACCCGGCCGTCGGCGGCGAGGCCACGTACGAGCTTCGATACGGCTACCAGCAGAACGACACGACCAAGCCGAACGAGGTCGGCACCCGCTGGGGTGGCTCGGCATACAACGGCAAGCTTGTCGGCATCGGCTTCCAGCAGGTGCAGAACGTTAAGGTCGTCGACCCGCTGCCCGCGCAGGCCGTCTTCGTCAGTGCCTCGAACGGCGGTGTTTACGACGCGGCCACCCACTCCGTGACGTGGTCGTACGACAAGTGGACGTACCAGAACCCGATCGAGTCGACCGTCACCGTCAAATACCCCGAGGGCTCGGTGACGACCGCAGACACGGTCACCAACAACGCGACCATCACCGCCGAGGGCATGAACGAGCCGACGAACGTCGTGTCCAAGAGCTCCGAGATCACGCACGGCTTCGCCGAGCGCAGGGTCGAGGCCACAGCTGAGAAGATCGGCACATACAACCGCGACTACGCGCGCGGCGACGAGCTGCCCTGGCGTTTCGAGGGCAGCAACAACGGAAACACGACCGTGCACTTCCGCTGGGAAGACGTCATGCCCTGCACCTGGTCCTCCGAGGACGGCAAGGCAGCCGGTGACGGCTGCGATAAGCCCGCCTTCGTCGGCCCCTACGAGTTCAAGATTTCCACCAAGTCCGGATATGAAGAGCTGGGTGGTTGGACCTTCGAGTACTGGACCAACAAGGGCAACCACGAGACGGTGACCTACAAGAACACCCGCACTCTCACCCTGCCGGACGGCGAGTGGATCACCCGCTTCGTCATCGAGACCGACGTCGCCCCGCTGGCCAGGCCGACCGTCGACCTGATTAGCAAGGTCTCGCGCGACGTCCCGAGGACCGAACCCGCAGATTTCACGAACCACTACAACGCAGTCCTTCCCCCGGAGAAGTACTACGACACCGTGGCCTCCGAGGACTACGTGCGTATCCAGAACTGCGCGTCCGTCAAGGTTACGGACAAGGACACGGGTAACGTCGCCGTCTCGAAGGACAACACGTGTAGCTGGACCCGTATTCGCACCGAGGTGCCCGGCGTTCGGGTCAGTAAGGAACTGCGTACCAACCCCGTCGTCGTCGGTAAGCCCGCCAGCTTCATGATCGTCGCCGAGGCCCGCAAGGCCGTCGACGGCGGTGCTCCCACGCCGTTCACGGTCGTGGACCTGCTGCCCGAGGGCCTCGACGTGGACGATGCGTCCAACATTCGCGCGGAGAGCTACTCCGTCCTGAAGAACCCCGACGGTAGCGCCTACGACCCGGCCAAGGTGAAGGTCGAGGTGGAAAAGAACTTCAACAATACCGGCCGCACCCTGATTCGCTGGATCGTCCCGGATCCGGTCGAGGGCGCGTTCTTCTCGAAGTACGACGCCAATGTCCTGGCTACCGCTCCCGCTGGCGACACGACGAATACCGCCTGGGCGTTCATGCCGGGTGGCGGAGCGAAGCCCTACGATCAGGACCGTGGTGTCCGCAACCTCAAGTACTGCATCCGCAGTCGCGCTCAGGACACGCTCGACCTCAACCAGGACGGTTCGACGACGGACTTCCTGTGTGACTCCAGCGTGAATTTCAAGATCGCCACGACTGCGGGTATGACGATCGCAAAGGAAGTCAAGGGCAACAAGAACCCCGACTTCGTTCCCGCCGGTGAGATCGCCGAGATCGACCCGGGCGCCGACGGCGCCTACCGTTTCACGATCGCCAACGCGGGCAATGCGCCGCTGACGCAGGTCGTGGCCTACGACATCCTGCCCTACGTGGGTGACGTGGGCGTCGGACCCGCAGCCAACCAGGCTCGCGAGTCCCGTTGGAAGCCGAACCTGAACTCCACGAACTGGACGTTCCAGTCGGTGAAGGAGCGTCAGGGCCGTGACCCCGAGATCACGACGGTTCCGGCCTCGGACATTACGATCCAGTACTCCACGGTTCCCAACCCCTGCCGCGGCGAGGTCCTGTCGGTGGGCGGTTCGATGAATGACGCCCCCGCCGGCTGTACCCCCAACGCGTGGGGCGACGCACCCGCCAACCTGGCCTCGATCACCGGCTTCCGCATCGTCATGAACCGCGACATCGAAGTGGGCGAGAAGATCCAGTTCGTCGCGACCATGACCTCCCCGGTCAACGCCAACCTCATCGCCTGGAACTCCGTGGCCATGGCGGGTGGCGTCACCGAGAACGGCAAGGTGTCCTACCTGCTGCCCAACGAGGCCCCCAAGGTCGGCATCAACGTCTCGACCGACGTCGAGGTCAGCAAGACCGTCGCCCGAGTCAAGATGAACGGTGACGAGGTCGTGCGCGACGCGAACGGCCTGCCCGAAACCATCGAGTCTTCCGAGGCAATCATGCCGGGCGACCACGTTCTCTACAAGGTCAACCTGAAGAACCACGGTCCGGCCGTTGCCTCGGGTATGAACGTCGCTGACAAGCTGCCCGAAGGCGTCGAGTACGTGTCCGCCGAGACGCGTATCTGCCAGGACGGCGCGACGAACCCCTGCACGGGCCCCGTGTATGCGACCGCCAACTACGATGCGGCGGCCGGCACCTGGACCGCGATGGAGTCCGGCATTCTCGACACCAACCTCAACGTTGGTGGTACCGAGACGCTCTACGTCCTCGTGAAGGTCAAGCCCGCAACCGAGGGAGCGACCATCACGAACACCGCGACCCTGGGCGAGTACGACCAGATCGACTCCAACAAGAAGAACAACACCTCGAGTGCGACCTTCACGGTTGGCGGCACGATCGCAGGCACCATCTTCAATGATGCCGACGCCTCGTGGACCTTTGGTACCGGTGACGATAAGCCCTTCGAGGGTGTGACGCTGCGTCTGCTCGACGCGGACGGCAACCCCCTGAAGGACGACTCCGGAGCGGATATCACCACGAAGACCGACGCCGACGGTAACTACCTGTTCAACCGCCTGCCGCTCGGCTCCTACAAGGTCGAGGTCGTTCCCGGTGACGCGAAGGTCGATGGTTCCGACGTGAACCTGGCTGACTACAAGCAGACCTACGGCTACGGCTCCTCCACGGACCGTACCCAGGTCGGCCAGGGCAAGCTCGTGACGCCGAGCGCGATCGAGCTGACGGCCGCCGCGCCCAACGTGACGAAGGTCGACTTTGGTTTCGTCAAGCCTGCGTCTGTCGGCGACTACGTCTGGTTCGACGCGAACAAGGACGGTCTCCAGGACAGCGACGAGCCGGCTCTGCCCGGCATCACCGCAACCATCGTGGATGCATCCGGCAACCCTGTCGTCGACCTGGACGGTAATCCGGTTGCGGCCGTGAGTACGGATGCCGCTGGTAAGTACGTGTTTGCGAACCTGATGCCTGGTGATTACAAGATCACCTTCACCAACCCTGTGGGTTACGAGGCGACTGTGTCGCAGGCCGGCGATGATCGAGGTGCCGACTCTAATGGCACCGAGTCTACGGTGAGCCTTACCCAGGGCCAGGAAGACACGACCGTGGATTACGGTCTGGTCGGTACTGGCGTCATCGGTGATCAGCTGTTCGTGGATGTTAACCAGAACGGTGGCAATGCCCCCGATGCCGGAGACAAGGTGCTGCCCGGTGTGAAGGTGACGCTGACCTGGACGGGTCCGGGTGGAATCACCCGCACCTACGAGACCACGACCGATGTGGATGGCAAGTACAAGTTCGAGAATTTGCTTCCGGGCGAGTACAAGGTTTCGGTTGATCCTGAGTCGCTTCTGAAGGCTGAGCCGCTGCTGGATGTGTTGACGCATTCGCCTGCGGGTGATGTGGCTGCGAAGAGCGTTGTGTCCGAGGATGTGAAGAAGGATGCTGCCAAGCTGGCGGATGCGTTCAAGCTGACGGCTAACCTGACGCTGACGGGTGAGAACAACTCGAACCTGGATCAGGACTGGGGCTTCGGTATCTCCGCGGATACTGCGATTCTCAAGGAGATCACCGATCCGGATGAGCAGGCTCAGAAGTCCTTCGAGTTCACTCCGGGCGCGAAGGTGACGTACACGCTGACGCTGACGAATAATGGTCCGGGCGCGGCCACTGGCGTGACTGTCTCCGATCAGCTTCCTTCTGGCGTGAGCTTTGTGTCCTCGCAGGGTGATGGTACTTACGATGCGGCCACTGGTGTGTGGGATCTGTCTGGCCTGACCCTGGTCAAGGGTGAGGCGAAGAAGATCGCGATCACGGTTGAGATCACTGGTGAGGGTGCGGGCAAGCTGGTGACGAACGTTGCCAGGATTACGCACCAGGATCAGCCGGGTGATGATCCGACGAATAATGAGTCGTCGGCGTCGTTCAAGGGTGGTTTCAACCTGGGTGGCACGATCTATCGTGATTCGGATGTGTCGTACTCCAAGAGTGATTCTGAGCAGCGCTTCAAGGGCGTGACGGTTGCTCTGCTGAACGAGGACGGCACCCCGGTGCTCGACGCTGAGGGTAACCCGATGACGACAACGACGGATGAGAAGGGTGCTTACCAGTTTGTGGGTCTGGCTCCTGCCTCGTACCGTGTGGTGATCGTGGATCCTGACAAGGGTGATCTGGCTGGTTTGATTCCGACCCAGGCCTACACGGGCCGGGGCGAGACTCAGGCGTCGGTGACGATTACTGATGCGTCGGTGCAGGGCGTGGACTTCGGTCTGGTTGCCCCCGCCACGATCGGTGACCGCGTGTGGTACGACGAGGACGGTAACGGTGCGGATAACGGCGAGCCCGGTGCGCCGAACGTGACCGTGATCCTCAAGGACGCCAACGGCGTGGAGCTGGCTCGCACCACCACCGATTCTGATGGTCGTTACCGTTTCACTGGCCTGATCCCCGGTACCTACACGGTCGACATCGAGGTTCCCGCCGGCTATAACGCTGCGACGACCTCGATGACGGTCACGGTGGGTGAAGGTGAGGAGCTGCTGACGGTGGACTTCCCGCTGACGGTGCCTCCGGCTCCGACGCCGGACACCCCGACCCCGACGCCGTCCACCACGGTGGCAAAGGTCTTGGCCCGTACCGGCTCGGACGCGAGCGTTCTGGGCGGCATGGCGGCCGTGGCTGCTATCGCCGGCATCGCGGCTCTGGCGGGCAAGCGCCGCCGGGAGCGTGAGGATGCCTGA